One Natrinema longum genomic window carries:
- a CDS encoding TraB/GumN family protein, which produces MSDAGEADVPEPPAPPDRERGSVEVLGTAHVSQASVDEVRETIDREDPDVVAVELDEGRYRQMQGGTPDDIEAGDLLSGNTVFQFLAYWMLSYVQSRLGDQFDIEPGADMRAGIEAAEANGSGVALVDRDIQVTIQRFWSRLSVTEKLKMVGGLALGITDPRTIGLTFGAVGGAVLGFVFAAFLAPLLGLGDLLLVGITDTTTLQYVGGGAIGAFVGAFVGLLFLPPVDAAGGSLSGLSMRVAGGLVLGVAGCLALVATGTFVGPFSASTVEGTGIYAVRGTAGMLAGLGVGVTIGAVLGLVLDAVGADVEDIDEVDIEEMTDGDVVAAMMEEFRRFSPRGANALIDERDAYIAHNLHDLREQGYDVLAVVGAGHKAGIERHLRNPEDIPSLESLSGTASSRRFSPLKIVGYLVMLGFFAFFFLLLMAGVENVFLLKVFAAWFLFNGIFAFTLARLAGARWTSAGVGGAVAWLTSINPLLAPGWFAGYVELKHRPVNVRDIQTLNEIVDDTERPIGEAIEAMFNVPLFRLIMIVALTNIGSIIATGLFPFVVLPWLAPEIGGVDALMGLLIEGARDSLELLRGFL; this is translated from the coding sequence AGGCGAGGCCGACGTGCCGGAGCCCCCAGCGCCACCAGACCGGGAGCGAGGCTCCGTCGAGGTCCTCGGGACGGCACACGTCTCGCAAGCGAGTGTCGACGAGGTTCGGGAAACGATCGACCGGGAGGACCCCGACGTCGTCGCCGTCGAACTCGACGAAGGGCGGTATCGCCAGATGCAAGGCGGGACGCCCGACGACATCGAAGCCGGCGACCTCCTTTCGGGCAACACCGTCTTCCAGTTCCTGGCCTACTGGATGCTGTCGTACGTCCAGTCGCGGCTGGGCGACCAGTTCGACATCGAGCCCGGTGCCGACATGCGGGCCGGCATCGAGGCCGCCGAAGCCAACGGGAGCGGCGTCGCCCTGGTCGATCGGGACATTCAGGTCACGATCCAGCGGTTCTGGAGCCGACTCTCCGTAACCGAGAAGTTGAAAATGGTCGGCGGGCTCGCGCTCGGGATCACCGATCCTCGAACGATCGGGCTCACCTTCGGTGCCGTCGGCGGTGCGGTTCTCGGGTTCGTTTTCGCGGCGTTTCTCGCTCCACTGCTCGGACTCGGCGATCTCCTTCTGGTCGGCATCACCGATACCACGACGCTACAGTACGTCGGCGGCGGCGCGATCGGCGCGTTCGTCGGGGCGTTCGTGGGCCTCCTCTTTTTGCCACCGGTCGACGCCGCCGGCGGCTCCCTTTCGGGACTCTCGATGCGAGTGGCCGGGGGACTGGTCCTCGGCGTTGCGGGCTGTCTCGCACTGGTCGCGACCGGGACGTTCGTCGGCCCGTTCTCGGCCTCGACGGTCGAAGGGACCGGTATCTACGCCGTTCGTGGGACGGCCGGGATGCTCGCCGGACTCGGCGTCGGCGTCACGATCGGTGCCGTCCTCGGACTCGTCCTCGACGCGGTCGGCGCGGACGTCGAGGATATCGACGAGGTCGACATCGAGGAGATGACCGACGGCGACGTCGTCGCCGCCATGATGGAGGAGTTCCGCCGGTTCAGTCCCCGTGGCGCGAACGCCCTGATCGACGAACGCGACGCCTACATCGCACACAACCTCCACGACCTCCGCGAACAGGGGTACGACGTCCTCGCCGTCGTCGGTGCCGGCCACAAAGCCGGCATCGAACGTCACCTCCGGAACCCCGAGGACATTCCCTCGCTCGAGTCGCTGTCGGGAACCGCCTCGAGTCGCCGGTTCTCGCCGCTGAAGATCGTTGGCTACCTCGTCATGCTCGGCTTCTTCGCCTTCTTCTTCCTCCTGCTTATGGCGGGCGTCGAGAACGTGTTCCTGCTGAAGGTGTTCGCGGCGTGGTTCCTGTTCAACGGAATATTCGCGTTCACGCTGGCGCGGCTGGCCGGCGCGCGCTGGACCAGTGCGGGCGTCGGCGGCGCGGTCGCCTGGCTGACGAGCATCAACCCGTTGCTCGCACCCGGCTGGTTCGCCGGCTACGTCGAACTCAAGCACCGCCCGGTCAACGTCCGGGACATCCAGACGCTCAACGAAATCGTCGACGATACGGAGCGGCCGATCGGCGAGGCGATCGAGGCGATGTTCAACGTGCCGCTGTTCCGGCTGATCATGATCGTCGCGCTGACGAACATCGGCAGCATCATCGCGACGGGGCTCTTTCCGTTCGTGGTGCTCCCGTGGCTGGCACCCGAAATCGGCGGCGTCGACGCCCTGATGGGACTGTTGATCGAAGGTGCGCGAGACAGTCTCGAGCTACTACGAGGGTTCCTATAA
- a CDS encoding metalloprotease, with translation MGYPTKRRPDRELTFSNTELRDLAVAWTVLSVAFALLLAPVHLGEASLGYFVTRVGLSFVTVGVGFLLHELAHKVVAVEFGQVAEFRADYQMLFLAIMGGLVGFLFAAPGAVYHRGRTTQRENGLIALAGPVTNLLLAVLFAPLLMFAATPGFLPGMLATIGQMGIWINLFLAAFNMIPFGPLDGKSVLEWHKGVFAIVFVPSVLLAAFVVFGLF, from the coding sequence ATGGGCTATCCCACGAAGCGCCGTCCCGATCGCGAACTGACCTTCAGCAACACGGAGCTACGGGACCTCGCGGTGGCGTGGACCGTACTGAGTGTCGCGTTCGCGTTGCTACTCGCGCCGGTGCATCTGGGCGAGGCGAGTCTCGGCTACTTCGTGACGCGAGTCGGCCTGAGTTTCGTGACCGTCGGCGTCGGCTTCCTCCTCCACGAACTCGCACACAAAGTCGTCGCGGTCGAGTTCGGCCAGGTTGCGGAGTTCAGGGCGGACTACCAGATGCTCTTCCTGGCGATTATGGGCGGGCTCGTCGGCTTTCTCTTCGCCGCGCCCGGCGCGGTCTACCACCGGGGACGGACCACCCAACGGGAGAACGGACTGATCGCACTGGCGGGCCCAGTGACGAACCTCCTGCTCGCCGTGCTCTTTGCGCCGTTGCTGATGTTCGCTGCAACGCCCGGCTTCCTTCCCGGAATGCTCGCAACGATCGGCCAGATGGGGATCTGGATCAACCTCTTCCTGGCCGCGTTCAACATGATCCCCTTCGGCCCGCTCGACGGCAAGTCCGTCCTCGAGTGGCACAAGGGGGTCTTCGCGATCGTCTTCGTCCCGAGCGTTCTGCTCGCGGCGTTCGTCGTTTTCGGGCTGTTCTGA
- a CDS encoding SHOCT domain-containing protein has protein sequence MAIDVEEFVADDLWLLIGLVTFVLISLTGLVGAEELTSAIAIVGWFLLVPIFLFWGEEIAALLVAGRNETTPAEHATGDDAVAELKRRYAEGEIDDAEFEHRLERLVGVEDSFADVFSDDPKSDDEPNAGGVDGESEREPAFER, from the coding sequence ATGGCGATCGACGTCGAGGAGTTCGTGGCCGACGATCTCTGGCTCCTGATCGGACTCGTGACGTTCGTCCTCATCAGCCTCACTGGTCTGGTCGGCGCTGAAGAACTCACCAGCGCGATTGCGATCGTGGGATGGTTCCTACTGGTCCCGATATTCCTGTTCTGGGGGGAGGAAATCGCTGCACTGCTGGTTGCGGGACGGAACGAGACGACGCCGGCCGAACACGCCACCGGAGACGACGCGGTTGCCGAACTCAAACGCCGCTACGCCGAGGGGGAGATCGACGACGCGGAGTTCGAACACCGACTCGAGCGACTCGTCGGTGTCGAGGACTCGTTCGCGGACGTGTTTTCCGACGACCCGAAGAGTGACGACGAACCGAACGCGGGGGGAGTCGACGGCGAATCCGAGCGGGAACCGGCATTCGAACGGTAG
- the purM gene encoding phosphoribosylformylglycinamidine cyclo-ligase, protein MTGPADDESQTDRLTYADTGVDIDASEDATAALLEAFGSDLRTEYAGLLDIGDRYLALATDGVGTKLLVAEAIEDFSTIGIDCIAMNVNDLVAAGVEPVAFVDYLAIDEPDEALTNQIGEGLAVGLEEADLTMLGGETAVMPEVVKGFDLAGTCVGLAGKDDILEGEAQVGDVLVGFPSNGIHSNGLTLAREAVTREHDYTEPFPLDPERTIGEELLEPTRIYTALLEPMRDHEVRAAAHITGGGWTNLLRMGEHEYVIDDPLPAQPIFEFVQEEGNVTDAEMHRTFNMGTGFVVAVPEDQADELVAETDGQSIGHVEEGDSVEIRGLSLS, encoded by the coding sequence ATGACCGGACCAGCGGACGACGAGAGCCAGACGGACCGACTCACCTACGCCGACACTGGCGTCGACATCGATGCCAGCGAGGACGCGACGGCGGCGCTCCTCGAGGCCTTCGGCAGCGATCTGCGAACCGAATACGCAGGTCTGCTCGACATCGGCGACAGGTATCTCGCGCTGGCGACCGACGGCGTCGGGACCAAACTGCTCGTCGCCGAAGCGATCGAGGACTTCTCGACGATCGGGATCGACTGTATCGCGATGAACGTCAACGACCTCGTCGCGGCCGGCGTCGAACCGGTCGCGTTCGTCGACTACCTCGCGATCGACGAGCCCGACGAGGCGCTGACCAATCAGATCGGCGAGGGCCTCGCGGTGGGGCTCGAGGAGGCCGATCTGACGATGCTGGGCGGCGAGACGGCGGTCATGCCCGAGGTCGTGAAGGGGTTCGATCTGGCGGGGACCTGTGTGGGTCTCGCCGGGAAAGACGACATCCTCGAGGGGGAGGCCCAGGTTGGCGACGTCCTCGTGGGCTTCCCCTCGAACGGGATTCACTCGAACGGGCTGACGCTCGCCCGCGAAGCGGTGACCCGCGAGCACGACTACACGGAGCCGTTCCCACTGGACCCGGAACGGACGATCGGCGAGGAACTGCTGGAGCCGACCCGGATCTACACGGCCCTGCTCGAGCCGATGCGCGACCACGAGGTCCGTGCGGCGGCCCACATTACGGGCGGCGGCTGGACGAACCTGCTGCGGATGGGCGAACACGAGTACGTCATCGACGACCCGCTGCCGGCCCAACCGATCTTCGAGTTCGTTCAGGAGGAGGGGAACGTGACCGACGCGGAGATGCACCGCACGTTCAACATGGGCACCGGCTTCGTCGTCGCGGTTCCAGAGGACCAGGCTGACGAACTGGTCGCCGAGACTGATGGGCAGAGTATCGGGCACGTCGAGGAAGGGGATTCGGTCGAGATTCGCGGGCTTTCGCTGTCCTGA